A window from Anser cygnoides isolate HZ-2024a breed goose chromosome 1, Taihu_goose_T2T_genome, whole genome shotgun sequence encodes these proteins:
- the NAMPT gene encoding nicotinamide phosphoribosyltransferase encodes MECAAAGAEFNILLATDSYKVTHYKQYPPNTSKVYSYFECREKKTENSKLRKVKYEETVFYGLQYILNKYLKGKVVTKEKIKEAKEVYREHFQDDVFNEKGWNYILEKYDGHLPIEIKAVPEGSVIPRGNVLFTVENTDPECYWLTNWIETILVQSWYPITVATNSREQKKILAKYLLETSGSLEGLEYKLHDFGYRGVSSQETAGIGASAHLVNFKGTDTVAGIALIKKYYGTKDPVPGYSVPAAEHSTITAWGKDHEKDAFEHIVTQFSSVPVSVVSDSYDIYNACEKIWGDDLRHIIEARSPEAPLIIRPDSGNPLDTVLKVLEILGKKFPITENSKGYKLLPPYLRVIQGDGVDINTLQEIVEGMKKNKWSIENIAFGSGGALLQKLTRDLLNCSFKCSYVVTNGLGVNVFKDPVADPNKRSKKGRLSLHRTPAGDYVTLEEGKGDLEEYGQDLLHTVFKNGKVTKSYSFDEVRQNARLKNSELEMASH; translated from the exons GTTACACACTACAAGCAATATCCACCTAACACAAGCAAAGTATACTCCTACTTCGAATGTCGTGAAAAGAAGACGGAAAATTCCAAATTAAGGAAAGTGAAATACgaagaaactgttttttatgGCTTGCAATAcattctgaataaatatttaaaag GTAAAGTGGTAACCAAAGAGAAAATCAAGGAAGCCAAAGAAGTGTATAGGGAGCACTTTCAAGACGATGTCTTCAATGAAAAGGGATGGAACTATATTCTGGAG AAATACGATGGCCATCTTCCTATTGAAATAAAGGCTGTTCCTGAGGGCTCTGTCATTCCCAGAGGAAATGTTCTCTTCACAGTAGAAAACACAGATCCAGAATGCTACTGGCTTACAAATTGGATTGAG aCTATTCTTGTTCAGTCATGGTATCCAATCACAGTAGCTACGAATTCTAGAGAGCAGAAAAAGATTTTGGCCAAGTATTTGCTGGAGACTTCTGGCAGCTTAGAAGGACTGGAATATAAACTGCATGACTTCGGCTACAGAGGAGTTTCTTCACAAGAG ACTGCAGGAATAGGAGCTTCAGCTCATTTGGTGAACTTCAAAGGAACAGACACTGTAGCTGGAATTGCATTAATTAAAAAGTACTATGGAACAAAAGATCCGGTTCCAGGATATTCTGTTCCAGCTGCTGAACACAG TACCATAACAGCTTGGGGGAAAGATCACGAAAAAGATGCTTTTGAACACATAGTgacacagttttcttcagtgcCTGTATCTGTGGTTAGCGACAGCTATGACATTTACAATGCTTGTGAAAAAATATGGGGTGATGACTTAAGGCATATAATTGAAGCCCGAAGTCCAGAGGCACCGCTTATTATTAGACCAGATTCTGGGAATCCTCTTGACACTGTTTTAAAG GTCTTGGAGATCTTAGGGAAGAAGTTTCCCATTACAGAGAACTCTAAAGGCTACAAACTGCTGCCACCCTATCTCAGAGTTATTCAAGGGGATGGTGTGGATATCAACACATTGCAAGAG atTGTAGAAGGAATGAAGAAGAATAAATGGAGCATTGAGAATATTGCCTTTGGATCTGGTGGAGCGTTGTTGCAGAAACTAACCAGAGATCTCTTAAACTGTTCCTTCAAATGTAGCTATGTGGTGACCAACGGTCTTGGG GTAAATGTCTTCAAGGATCCAGTAGCCGATCCAAACAAACGGTCAAAGAAAGGCCGACTGTCTTTGCATAGGACACCTGCTGGAGATTATGTAACACTTGAAGAAGGCAAGGGAGATCTTGAAGAGTATGGACAG GATCTCCTTCATACAGTATTTAAGAATGGAAAGGTAACGAAGTCATATTCATTTGATGAAGTAAGACAAAATGCCAGGCTGAAGAACAGTGAACTAGAAATGGCGTCTCACTAA